A segment of the Mercurialis annua linkage group LG4, ddMerAnnu1.2, whole genome shotgun sequence genome:
CGCTGAAAAACGCTGCGTAAACTCCGTTTTTCCTCAGGTCATTGGATTCTATAGTTTTTATATGTTCGGTCATAATGTTTAAGATTTTGAGAGCATAGGCATGGGTCAGCTTCTTGTTGTATATCTGCTTTAGTCCTTTGTGTAGAAATATAACAATGAGAAGttagaacaaaataaaaatgcaatttttatatttaattgtaattctATCACAGCCTTTGACATTGCCGTAttcacaaattaattttttaatataattatatcatcattttgaattttttaatatataaattagctATAACATATTTTTGGATCTCTGTTGCACTTGTCCATTTTTGGCAtggaatttatatatttttatttcttaatattGAATCCCTAAGCGATATTAGATCCCACTGTTAGAAAAATACAGTGCTTGTACTTTACGTGCCGTTATGAGATAAGTTTTttacttgatttttattttaacttagtccatttatttttattttattatcattaatcAAAACTCTAATATCTTTTTGGTCTGAAATGACATCatgtatattattttatgaaatagaCAAAAATATCTACAAAGTTAAGATTATAAAGATTCAGtgttgataaataaaaaacttaatcACTCATAAATCTTCCACCTTTAACCCCTTTTATAAATATACTTTGACGTaggaatttttctaattttacactaatttgttcttttatgtttcaattgtatcatAAAGCATTAAATGACCTCtttttacttataaaaaaatttaaaataatcttttatttcttatattattaataatattagggtctaattgaaatataagctaaaaatgaagaattattttaaactttttttaaatgaaaagaagtTAATTTGATGTTTTGAGGTACAACTGAAACATAAAATgacaaattagggtaaaattaaaaaaattcttacgtcagaatatatttacaaaaaggATTAAAGGTGGAGGGTTTTAGGTTATTAGGCctaaataaaaatggaaatatgTAATGCCAAAAACAGAACAAGcttccattttttatttatcaacactgaatttttataattactttatttttttatatattaaattataaaaattccaCCTTTTAAGGATTCAAATTTCAATCAAGCTTTCATGGATTTTTAGCTTAACAAGATGCATGAACAAAGAATGAAGCCTAGCTTTAGTTCCACAACAAGTAATGTAAACGTAAAATCCAACTCTAGACGTTTTACTATAGATTCTCATACCATTATCAGATAATCATCAACTCAAATCCTTAAAAATACTAGAACCAAgttcattaataattttattatcaactTCAACCAATGATCAGCaaaactaatttaaacaaacaaaCTGTACTTGGATGATTATTAATGACAAATGAAATTTTAGTAAACAGAATAATGAAGAAATTTAGAGGCATCATACCAAAAAAATTTAGGAAATTTGAGACGAGATTTCGCAGCTGACCTAACCCTGAAATGTTAATAATAACAGAATGAGTAGCAAATTAATGAAATTAGATTGAGTTCAATGAAACTCTTCAAAAGTAAGAAAAATTAGTTTTGTCATACCTCGAGCTAAAATATTTTGGTGTTGAGTGTGGTTATTCTGCGGAATGGATATTCGAACTTCACTAAGGGCAGCAGGCAGTTGTACATGAATTCCTTCCAAGAAATTACATtcaatactattattttaattacatttgaatCTTTAAACggagtaaatttattataaaaaatttaatattgaaaaatgataataaaaatactaaCGGGAATAGATCCAGTGCTTCCAGAAGACGAATTGGGTGCTACTTGGGAATAAATTACTGAGACTTGCAAATTCGTGCAGAGGGTTGATTTTTAGATGATTTACTGTTGTCGCTATACTTGGGCATCGCTGCAGCAGATCCAAAGATATATCTTGCAATGCAAACAAATTAACGCTCAATTTTAATAGAATAAAGAGTCATTGTGgtccttaaatttattaataaaaaataattaatttatatttaatcattttaatcaaatagaaataatatttatatttagataaATTAACTCCAAATTGATAATTACGGCCCTTGAACacatttattttatacaatttcaTGGTTAATTAACATAAACAAtagtatttataattaattaaaattactaagTAGCATATAAATTTATCGACCATAATGATTTTTTGTTCAataattatactccctccgtcccgtttaagaagggacatattctatttttatttgtcccatctaAGAAGGTCATATTGTGTTTTCCgtgccaatttatattgaacttcCACTTTTATTCCTTTAATTATTCCAATATGTATTAAATGCGactcaatttacaatacatCTATACTATTATTAGGAGAAACTATACTAATTAATAGGGGTAGACATGACAAAATAgaatattgtcttattttattaatctttgtgcaaaactcatttgtcccttcttaaacgggacggagggagtaatacaTAATGAAAAAGTTGAATATCGATTATCATTTTACCTctcatttataatttatttgaacgtACTGAGTAATCCCTCTTCATTAAAGAAActgattataaatataaaaataaaatgatagtaACCAAAATGTAAAAGCTTCAGGAACTGTAAAACAAAATACCGGTCAAATACATTAGCAAAAAGTCAGTAATTAATTTTTGACATAATTGCAAGCATACCAAACATTTCTCTTGAAATGGATTCATGAAGAAGCAAAGATCCATAAGCTCCACTTTTCGGTTCCAGCAAATCAAACGGAGTTACCGAGTACAAATATCGAGCTGTTTCCCTATGTCCATGGTGACACGCCACCGTCACCGGCAGTGAGTCCTTCGCCGGAACTCCAACAGTTACCAAATTACTactttttttcaccattatttCCGCTATTCTCGTGGATCCAATTGTAGCAGCAAAAATAAGCGACGACTCTCCATTATTATCAACGCATTTTAAGTCGTCATCGGACATAAACCCCACCAACACTTGCACCATTTTCGTATTTCCGGCCAAAGTAGCAATATGAAGAGCTGTCCGACCAAAATCCGCAATCTTCTTCTGTACTGAATTAGGGTGACGGTGAATGAATTCTTTCACAGCATCCACGTCACCTGTTTCCACAGCCTTGCGTAGAGGTCGCAAATCAACCACTTCATCATTCTCTACATTTTCTGCATTTTCAAAATGATCTTAAAACTccaaacttttatatttgtaactactgattttttcataaaaataaatgattttggACCTTTTTGATATAAAATACATTTACCTGCTTGATGGTTTGATGATTCCCCTTGAATCGGTGCCTTTAACTCAGTCATTTTTGGTAGAGTATGGCTGAACTGATGTCTGTACAAGCATGAATATTAGGGCATGAATATACATAATGTTGAAGATAAGCATTATTAAGTGAGCATAAGGAACCAAATTGAGGATAgtattagtattaaataaagcCAACTTAATTACTCTTATAGTAATACTTTTAAATATACCTGTCACACCTAGTTTTTGTCTATTGGTGAAAAACTCTATAGTCTCTATCACACAATAAATGCAAATTGCAATATAGATAAGCTAAAGTATTTATGTCCTTGCATATTGAAACAAAGCATTCACGTCCTCTCAAATACGAAAAGACAATTGTCAAAATATTTTCCTAACTAAGTGTTTCTCCCTCTAACTCTCTTCCTTTTTCACAAACCCTATTAGCCTCTTTTTTAGAGGAGGTGATTTTTAACCAAAATCTCCttataaatcatataaaataaataattctattatacaaaaagtttgttgttgtttttttgattt
Coding sequences within it:
- the LOC126677326 gene encoding uncharacterized protein LOC126677326 isoform X2, with the protein product MTELKAPIQGESSNHQAENDEVVDLRPLRKAVETGDVDAVKEFIHRHPNSVQKKIADFGRTALHIATLAGNTKMVQVLVGFMSDDDLKCVDNNGESSLIFAATIGSTRIAEIMVKKSSNLVTVGVPAKDSLPVTVACHHGHRETARYLYSVTPFDLLEPKSGAYGSLLLHESISREMFDISLDLLQRCPSIATTVNHLKINPLHEFASLSNLFPSSTQFVFWKHWIYSRIHVQLPAALSEVRISIPQNNHTQHQNILARGLGQLRNLVSNFLNFFGLKQIYNKKLTHAYALKILNIMTEHIKTIESNDLRKNGVYAAFFSAVREGAIEVAVEMIKSIPSLVTVVDKNARGMLMLAVQHRQENIFSLVYVLDMSKFMLISGLDKERNNLLHVAAMLAPPRRLSRISGAALQMQRELQWYKEVESIVNPLAKSHVNNSEQRAGDIFSSNHNQLVADGEKWMKDTATSCTVVGALIITIMFTAAFTVPGGNNQETGFPIFLHEKTFMIFLISDAISLFASSTSVLMFLGVLTSRYSEEDFLKSLPTKLIIGLSTLFVSIAAMMVSFCATIILMLRDKLNLVMPIVLLAGIPVSLFVVQQFRLLVEIFVSTYGPGIFDRKLKYWNAKQHVTQ
- the LOC126677326 gene encoding uncharacterized protein LOC126677326 isoform X1, whose amino-acid sequence is MTELKAPIQGESSNHQAENVENDEVVDLRPLRKAVETGDVDAVKEFIHRHPNSVQKKIADFGRTALHIATLAGNTKMVQVLVGFMSDDDLKCVDNNGESSLIFAATIGSTRIAEIMVKKSSNLVTVGVPAKDSLPVTVACHHGHRETARYLYSVTPFDLLEPKSGAYGSLLLHESISREMFDISLDLLQRCPSIATTVNHLKINPLHEFASLSNLFPSSTQFVFWKHWIYSRIHVQLPAALSEVRISIPQNNHTQHQNILARGLGQLRNLVSNFLNFFGLKQIYNKKLTHAYALKILNIMTEHIKTIESNDLRKNGVYAAFFSAVREGAIEVAVEMIKSIPSLVTVVDKNARGMLMLAVQHRQENIFSLVYVLDMSKFMLISGLDKERNNLLHVAAMLAPPRRLSRISGAALQMQRELQWYKEVESIVNPLAKSHVNNSEQRAGDIFSSNHNQLVADGEKWMKDTATSCTVVGALIITIMFTAAFTVPGGNNQETGFPIFLHEKTFMIFLISDAISLFASSTSVLMFLGVLTSRYSEEDFLKSLPTKLIIGLSTLFVSIAAMMVSFCATIILMLRDKLNLVMPIVLLAGIPVSLFVVQQFRLLVEIFVSTYGPGIFDRKLKYWNAKQHVTQ